In the genome of Pirellulales bacterium, the window ATGAACATTCGCACATGCGCCTTCACGTGGGCGGCCGCGGCAATGTCGAACAGCGGCGAAAACGCAGCCATATCCGCCAGTTCCCACTCGCACACCCGCTGATAGGCGGCGTCGACGTGGCCATTCAACTCGAACAACAATTGTTGTACGTCCAGGTAATTAATGCGCATCAAGCGCAGCGACGCCCCCAGCATCATCGACGCCAAACCGTATTGGCTCACCCCAAAGGCGTCGTGCTCGGCCAAGCCCAGCGAAGAGAACACCAGCGCCTGTCCCACCGGATACGTTCCTGGCGCGCTGCCATCTTGTATCGCCGCCAACCACTGGGCCACCAGCGGCGACGGCGCCACATGCGTCGCCATTTCCGCCAGCTTGCGCCCCATCCGCACCGTCATCAGCCGCATTTCCTCATTCAACTTGCGATGATGCACCGCCTGGTCCACCAGCAAGACGCGCGGCATGTCGCCTGCTGCTGCCGCGCGAAACGCGTGCAATACGCCCACTCCGTCCGACGTGGCCGATTGTTCGACCGCTGTCGTCACAAAGCCGCGCAGCGTTTCCAGATCGCTCACCATGCCCAACTGCACGGCCGCTTCCAGCCCGTTGGAGAACGAAAACGCCCCCACCGGCAGCACGGAATCCCCGAACTGCAGCGCGCGCACAAGCCGTACGGTGTCGGGCAGGCCGCTCGCGTTGTCAGTGCGTGTGATGATGGTGCTGCTCGTGCGCGTGGCCGGCGCCAGCGTGGTGCGTGTGCGGCGTGCTGTCGGCCCCGCCAAACAAGCGCCGCGACTCGTGCGGCGCCAAATAAGGTATCACTTCGCGCCCGGCCACAAAGTCGTAGCTGATGCCGCCAAAGGCGTGCGTCTTCATCACCGAAGCCATCACCTTGCGGTCCACGGTCAACGGCACATACACCGTCGTCCCTTTCACCACCGCCGGCCAATGCTGGTTCCCCAGCGCGTGCCCAAGTTCGACGCAGGTGCGGGCAAGTAATTCGGCCGGTTGGCCCAGCAACTCATTCAATTGAATGACCAGCACGTCTTGCAGTTCGATGCGGGCCACAACCATCCGCCGGGCGTTCTCGTCCCAGGTCAGAATGTCGCCGTCGTGCAGATGGCTGTTGCGGTCGAGCGAAACGGCCAGTTCCGCGCCCCCCTCGGTCTCTCGGCGAAAGCGGTTCTTCTGCGCCTGCCATTGATCCAGCCGCAATTCGTCGATCGTCGCGCCGCTCACCCGCTCGCGCCACGCCGAATCGTTCACATTTCCAATCACCGCTTCGACCAGAATCATCACTCGCTCCTTGCGCTAGGCCGCGCGTCAACTGAAAAAATGAAGCTGGTTGAGCGCGATGCTCTTGGGCGGCTGCACAGTCGCATGCACGCCGTCAACCGTGACGGCGAAGGTCTGCGGATTCACTTCGATCTGCGGAGAGAAGGCGTTGCGCACCATGTGGTCCTTGGTCAGCACCCGCGTTCCCTGCACGGGCGCGACCACGCGTTTCAAGCCCAACCGCTCGGCGATGCCTTCGTCATACGACACGCGCGAGACAAACGTGATCGACGTCTGCTGCAGCGCGCTGCCAAACGCCGCGAACATCGGCCTGTAGAACATTGGCTGGCAGGTCGGTAGCGATGCGTTGGGATCTCCCATATTGGCCCACACAATGGCGCCCCCCTTGAGCACCATCTTCGGCTTCGCGCCAAAGAACGCCGGCTCCCACAAGACCAGATCGGCCACCTTGCCCGGCGTCACCGAGCCCAACAGGTGCGCCACCCCCGCCGCGATCGCGGGGTTGATCGTCACCTTCGCCACATAGCGGAGCACGCGAAAGTTGTCGTTGTTCTGGGCGTCCTCGGGCAGCGCGCCGCGAGCCTTCTTCATAATGTCGGCGGTTTGAATGGCCCGCAGAAACGTTTCGCCGATTCGCCCCATTGCCTGCGCGTCGCTGCCAATCATCGAAATGGCGCCCATGTCGTGCAGCACGCTCTCGGCCACGATCGTCTCGGCCCGCACTCGGCTTTCGGCAAAAGCCACGTCCGAGGGAATCTTCGGATTCAGGTTATGGCACACCATAATCATGTCGAACAACTCGGCCACCGAGTTCACGCCACATGGCAAGGTGGGATTGGTCGAGCTGGGCAGCACGTTGTGCTCGGCCACCACCTTCAAAAGGTCGGGCGCGTGACCGCCCCCCGCCCCTTCGCTGTGATAGGTGTGAATGGTCCGGCCGTCGATCGCGGCGATGGTGTCTTCCACGTAACCCGCTTCGTTGAGCGTGTCGGTGTGGATGCAAACCGACACGTCGTATTCATCGGCCACGTTGAGCGCGCTGCGAATCGCCCCGGGCGTCGAGCCGTAATCTTCATGCACCTTAAAGCCCGCCGCGCCGCCGCGCAGTTGCTCCACCAGCGGCCCTTTGCCAGAGCAGTTCCCCTTGCCCAACAGGCCAATGTTCAGCGGCAGACCCTCAATCGCCCGCAGCATCATCGCCAGGTTCCATGGACCGTTGGTCGATGTCACGCCATTACTGCCGTCGGCCGGGCCAATGCCGCCCCCCCACAGCGTGGTGATGCCGTTGCTCAGCGCCATGTACGCCTGCTGCGGGCAAATGTAATGCACATGCGTGTCCATGCCCGAGGCGGTCAGTATCAAGTGCTCGCCCGAGATGGCGTCGGTGCCGGTGCCAGTCACCAGCCCCGGCGTCACCCCCTCCATGGTGCTGGGATTGCCCGCCTTGCCAATGCCAACAATGCGTCCGTCCTTGATGCCCACATCCGCCTTGATGACGCCCAGCAGCGGTTCGATGATCGTGACGTTGGTGATCACCAGGTCGAGGCAGCCCGCCTCGCAGGTAAGATGATTGTCGCTGCCCATGCCGTCGCGCAGCGTCTTGCCGCCGCCATATTGCAGTTCGTCCCCGTAAACGCGCAGATCCTGTTCGATCTCCACGAATAAATCGGTGTCCCCCAGGCGAATCTTGTCGCCAGTGGTGGGACCAAACAAATCGGCGTACTGCTTGCGAGAAATCTTCGACATGGCGCCTATTGTCCTGCTGCGCTAGGGAACCTGCTTCGACTTGAAACCAAGCTGATCGGCCAACTCCACCGCCCGAATGAAATTGGGCTGATACCCTGGCTTAGGGCCGCCCCCCGTCCAGCCATCGACTAAGTTGTTGAAGCCATAGACGTGCCGCTTGCCAGCAAAGGGAACCAGCGTGATCTCTTTCACGTCTCCCGGCTCAAACCGAATCGCCGTGTTCGCGGGAATGTCGAGCCGCATGCCAAACGTCGCTGGCCGGTCAAACTCCAACGCTCGATTTGTCTCAAAAAAGTGAAAGTGCGATCCCACCTGAATCGGTCGATCGCCCGTGTTGCGCACCTTGATCGCGAGCGTCGGCCGGCCCACATTTTGCTCAATATCTCCCTTGGCTAGCACCAACCCCCCCACGAGCGCGGCCGCTTCGGTCTTGGCCTGTGGCGCGGCTTCCCTTTCACGCAG includes:
- the ureB gene encoding urease subunit beta, coding for MAAKKEPQSEDKTGWLREREAAPQAKTEAAALVGGLVLAKGDIEQNVGRPTLAIKVRNTGDRPIQVGSHFHFFETNRALEFDRPATFGMRLDIPANTAIRFEPGDVKEITLVPFAGKRHVYGFNNLVDGWTGGGPKPGYQPNFIRAVELADQLGFKSKQVP
- a CDS encoding urease subunit alpha — encoded protein: MSKISRKQYADLFGPTTGDKIRLGDTDLFVEIEQDLRVYGDELQYGGGKTLRDGMGSDNHLTCEAGCLDLVITNVTIIEPLLGVIKADVGIKDGRIVGIGKAGNPSTMEGVTPGLVTGTGTDAISGEHLILTASGMDTHVHYICPQQAYMALSNGITTLWGGGIGPADGSNGVTSTNGPWNLAMMLRAIEGLPLNIGLLGKGNCSGKGPLVEQLRGGAAGFKVHEDYGSTPGAIRSALNVADEYDVSVCIHTDTLNEAGYVEDTIAAIDGRTIHTYHSEGAGGGHAPDLLKVVAEHNVLPSSTNPTLPCGVNSVAELFDMIMVCHNLNPKIPSDVAFAESRVRAETIVAESVLHDMGAISMIGSDAQAMGRIGETFLRAIQTADIMKKARGALPEDAQNNDNFRVLRYVAKVTINPAIAAGVAHLLGSVTPGKVADLVLWEPAFFGAKPKMVLKGGAIVWANMGDPNASLPTCQPMFYRPMFAAFGSALQQTSITFVSRVSYDEGIAERLGLKRVVAPVQGTRVLTKDHMVRNAFSPQIEVNPQTFAVTVDGVHATVQPPKSIALNQLHFFS